DNA from Malus sylvestris chromosome 11, drMalSylv7.2, whole genome shotgun sequence:
ATGCAAATATTAGAATACATGCTATGGCTCTGTTAATTACCATCTTATTTTTCATCACCCATAATTTTGTTTCGCATCATAGCTCCAATTAATCATGAAAATTGATGCAGCTCCAGTTAATCATGAAGTTGAAGAGAACGTAATATACGTACCCCTACATAAAATACTATGGATATTGATGGACTTATAGTTCAAGTAGTTTAATATACCTTTCAATCTGATCTAAGGTTTGAtgttcgatttctcctctgtTAACACCGTTGGTattaagaaacaaaatgaaGACAAATATGACGGATATGTCCATTATGTTCTCTATTTGAAACCCTTTTGGATCTAGGGATTGCTAGCTAGTATGCTCGATCATCTTTATTTAGCACTTCAAGATGTTTTGATTCCGTTTGCTCTTCCTTTGAGCAACCAAAACGAATGGCACAAAAACGAAGAATTAGAAATCCCATTTCACTGTATTGGTGGTGTGAATAGGGAGAGGGTGTCTTAATTTTTTCTCACATGGTCTCGCTTGATTCGTTTGAGATAGCGCCAACTAGGCGTCTATATTTCATTTAATTCCTCATGAATAAGAGGTTAGAAAGGGATTAGTTTATCTGAGATATTGAGATGACATATTGTAACTTTATAAATTTTGATGGGCGTAACTGTAAATCTCAACAAAATTACGTAAAATacaagtcaaataaagaagctCTCCTTGTATTATTCTTCAACGTTCAAATATTATTATGTTGTATGTCTAAACCTAAAATAAATGGTTTCCTTTCAAAACTGTTCATGTAGCCTTCAACTTATTATCTTAACCATCTCCGGCAACTTCAAACATTGAAGCCTTCTGCACGTAGGCACTTGAGATGAGCATCGATCCATTTTGTGCAAGCGTCTTGACCATGCTCCACAATGCATTCATCTCGCAGCTTCTTAGTATCCGGGCAAGCACAGCATATCTTCTTCTTCGGCTTTGTGTCCAGGGCAGGAGTAGTGACTGCTGACCCTTGATTTGGCTGCGACCCTTTCAAAACCAAGGCAGAGGAAGTATATTCCGCTGGCAGTCCACCCATTTCTCAAATTTCTTGAAGACCTATTAGAAATACACTattaaaaaccgaaaaaaaatacaaagaacATCAGCTTCGACTCAGAGCAGCCTTGATGTTAAACATGTATTCATTAAGGGCGGTATACACCATATCTTACCTAAACAGAGAGAATGGAAAAAAGAGATACGGCGTCTTACTTTACTAGAACACATCCTAAAATTCATTGATCGCGCATTAGCCTAATCACTAGACACTAGCTCATGTAAAACGAAGGAAATCACCGTAAAGGAAAAGCCCGTTTATTTAAGCATGCAACGAGTTCAGATCAACTAAACCACGCCTCTAAATTCCATTAAATACAGAAATCAATCAATTGAGACCAACCCTTTCATATCATAGCAAAGGTGAACCAATTTCAATACTGAAGCAATTCAACCAATCTCCCAAAGTACTGGTAAGAGCCTATTTACCAGCTTCTTTCAGCTTCAAACCGAAAATCCGTTTTCCTACTATTTTACTTGAATTCAAAATTCTCCAAACGGGCACTAATCTACAGAAGGAACTCAAAACTAAAAACCCAAATGAAGTAATAAACTTTTTTCACACTGATTCCGGATTTCAATCAAGATTCAAGACACACCCTTTATCCAATACCCACTCTGGCATTCCTTCAAGCACATGGTGGGCACTTTGTTACTACAATCAACTCCATCATACATGCTATACATTTACCAGAACTAGCAGAAACTACCAATACAAAGGGAAAAACAGAAAACCCAGAAGAAAATTAAAGCAACCCATCTAATCAAACACGAAGACAGCCATAACCACAGAGATTTTGGAACCTTACATCTAATTTATTGGATCTCAGAAGGGTAACGAAATTTGCAACAGAAATGTATGCGAAAAGGATGGAATTACTTACCAATGATACGGAAGGTGGAGAAGCTGAAACGAAGAAGCTTTGCGTCTTCTGCAGAAATTGGGAGCAGCGAAAAGGTGTTTCTCTGGAGACGAAAGTGGCCGCTCAAAATTTCAAGGCTTAAACTGGGCCGCGTATGAGTCGAAAGGTCAACCATGTGTTGGGCTCAGTGGGCCTACACAAAATATGCTGAaaagtttcattttttaatttttttttttaataaacgatattatttacacgaAATGAGAGAGTAAGGATTTAATCTCATAATAGGTTAGCAATAGTTCAAATTAATATTTATCAAGTGTCGATGAGAAATGAATACTACTAGAcaatagtactaagtggcttttttttttttttttaattttgttagtgaTAAAATAAACATTTGGACGAACACAAAGCAATATGTAAATTGTTAGGAAACCAGGGGACTTTTTGACAATACAAATCTCCTTTAATGTAACGTGATTATAGCCGTTAGATTGACAAGTTTACTCAGACTTCTCTAGTAAGATATAGATTAATCAACACTATGTTGAGAGTGATCTCATGATTGCACAGCCAACTATTATCATGAATTCCAAAAAATGCAAATGTGAGTTACCTCAATTGGTCACACATTGTCACGAAACCAAGTAAAAGACACGAATAAATGCATTTGTTGTCATTTTATTCATTCCTTAATGTGAAAATTTACAACAGGGACACAAGCGAATGTGCAAAATTGCAAATAAACAAGAGAGTTTGTAGAACATGTTCAAGATTAACAAGATCCAAACAACCTATAAACTAACCAGAAGTGAAATCTTatctttgtttttctctatCTGCAATTCTTGTAGTTACCAGAATTCAACGTCATTTGTTTTGTTAGACAAAATCATTCCAATTTCCAACATGATCAAGAAGTTGAACAACTCGAAATATAAGATACTCCCGAGCACCTTAGAAGTTTC
Protein-coding regions in this window:
- the LOC126589784 gene encoding cytochrome c oxidase copper chaperone 2-like, producing MGGLPAEYTSSALVLKGSQPNQGSAVTTPALDTKPKKKICCACPDTKKLRDECIVEHGQDACTKWIDAHLKCLRAEGFNV